A window from Lepus europaeus isolate LE1 chromosome 20, mLepTim1.pri, whole genome shotgun sequence encodes these proteins:
- the PGLYRP2 gene encoding N-acetylmuramoyl-L-alanine amidase isoform X2 gives MLHFRSSSLLMCLEKQRKMAQMFEFLPPTWETWMKFLGPGFSLAQAWALAATGGVNQKMEDISLCVPRGRGRRRPLDYSQASTCQGSRLRLSGHCPRGSCDPTMMTWGVFGILLGLLLWPEPGTASLPLNMESVIQVLTELEQEAPATEARHTAPAWLLSVQDAGPRNPLRGFLLEAPEFKAAAQEPRPLSPELLSFAEEVTRHDVRDGQEYGVVLAPDGSTVAVEPLLVGLEAGLRGRRAVNLTLDSYAAVSWGAGARFPADQAESPNTVDSLLVATLAGDLGLTFLQDPQIPSQPGLGTEGCWDELSFPRNFTLLDPKPSALTMAFLNGALDGILLGDYLSQNPEPRLPLSHLLGQYYGAGVAGDQGLRSNFRRQNGATLALAPTLARQVLGALVLLQALDPAHPQLQNMSQEQLAQVATHATKEFTEAFLGCPAIHPRCRWGAAPYRGHPKPLKLPLGFLYVHHTYVPAPACTDFAHCAADMRSMQRFHQDTRGWDDIGYSFVVGSDGYLYEGRGWHWVGAHTLGHNSRGFGVAFVGNYTAALPTQAALRALRDQLPACALRAGLLRADYALLGHRQLVPTDCPGDALFGLLRTWPRFAATVKRRTARRSSRRRNRAHPSRSIPPTADLQ, from the exons atgctccacttccgatccagctccctgctaatgtgtttggaaaagcagcggaagatggcccaaatgtttgagttcctaccacccacatgggagacctggatgaagttcctgggtcctggcttcagtctggcccaggcctgggcccttgcagccactgggggagtgaaccagaagatggaagatatctctctctgtgtg CCCCGGGGCAGAGGACGACGGAGGCCCCTTGACTACAGCCAAGCCAG CACCTGCCAAGGTTCCCGGCTGAGGCTGTCAGGGCACTGCCCCCGGGGAAGCTGCGACCCCACAATGATGACCTGGGGTGTCTTCGGGATCCTGCTTGGATTGCTGCTGTGGCCGGAGCCAGGGACAG CCTCTTTGCCCTTGAACATGGAATCTGTAATCCAGGTCCTGACCgagctggagcaggaggcacCAGCCACTGAGGCCAGACACACAGCCCCCGCGTGGCTGTTGTCAGTGCAGGACGCCGGCCCCCGCAACCCGCTCCGTGGCTTCCTCCTGGAGGCCCCGGAGTTCAAGGCTGCGGCGCAGGAGCCCCGCCCACTGAGCCCCGAGCTCCTAAGCTTCGCGGAGGAAGTTACCAGACACGATGTACGGGACGGGCAGGAATACGGggtggtgctggcccctgatggCTCAACCGTGGCCGTGGAGCCTCTGCTggtggggctggaggcagggctgcGGGGGCGCAGGGCTGTGAACTTGACCTTGGATAGCTACgctgctgtgtcctggggtgCTGGAGCCAGGTTCCCAGCAGACCAAGCCGAGTCCCCCAATACTGTGGACAGCCTCCTGGTGGCCACCCTGGCTGGAGACCTGGGCCTGACCTTCCTCCAAGACCCCCAAATCCCGAGCCAGCCAGGCCTGGGAACGGAGGGCTGCTGGGATGAGCTCTCTTTCCCAAGGAACTTCACGCTCCTGGACCCCAAGCCATCAGCACTCACCATGGCCTTCCTCAATGGTGCCCTGGACGGGATCCTCCTCGGAGACTACCTGAGCCAGAACCCTGAGCCCCGGCTACCCCTCAGCCACCTGCTGGGCCAGTACTACGGAGCTGGAGTTGCAGGAGACCAGGGACTCCGCAGCAACTTCCGACGGCAGAATGGGGCCACTCTGGCTTTGGCCCCTACCCTGGCCCGGCAGGTGTTGGGGGCCCTTGTCCTGCTACAGGCCCTGGATCCAGCGCACCCCCAGCTGCAGAACATGAGCCAAGAACAGCTGGCCCAAGTGGCTACCCACGCCACCAAGGAGTTCACTGAGGCCTTCCTGG GATGCCCGGCCATCCACCCGCGCTGCCGCTGGGGCGCAGCGCCCTACCGGGGCCATCCGAAGCCACTGAAGCTGCCGCTGGGGTTCTTGTACGTGCATCACACTTACGTGCCGGCGCCAGCCTGCACCGACTTTGCACACTGCGCCGCCGACATGCGCTCCATGCAACGTTTCCACCAGGATACGCGTGGCTGGGACGACATAGGCtacag TTTCGTGGTGGGCTCGGACGGCTACTTATACGAGGGCCGCGGCTGGCACTGGGTGGGCGCACACACGCTCGGCCACAACTCCCGCGGCTTCGGCGTGGCCTTCGTGGGCAACTACACGGCGGCGCTGCCCACCCAGGCCGCGCTGCGCGCCCTGCGAGACCAGCTCCCCGCCTGCGCACTGCGCGCCGGTCTCCTGCGGGCCGACTACGCGCTGCTCGGCCACCGCCAGCTCGTGCCCACCGACTGCCCGGGAGACGCACTCTTCGGCCTACTGCGCACCTGGCCACGCTTCGCCGCC ACTGTAAAGAGGAGAACAGCCAGGAGGAGCTCTCGCAGACGGAACAGAGCCCACCCCTCAAGGAGCATCCCCCCCACCGCAGACCTCCAATAA
- the PGLYRP2 gene encoding N-acetylmuramoyl-L-alanine amidase isoform X3: protein MMTWGVFGILLGLLLWPEPGTASLPLNMESVIQVLTELEQEAPATEARHTAPAWLLSVQDAGPRNPLRGFLLEAPEFKAAAQEPRPLSPELLSFAEEVTRHDVRDGQEYGVVLAPDGSTVAVEPLLVGLEAGLRGRRAVNLTLDSYAAVSWGAGARFPADQAESPNTVDSLLVATLAGDLGLTFLQDPQIPSQPGLGTEGCWDELSFPRNFTLLDPKPSALTMAFLNGALDGILLGDYLSQNPEPRLPLSHLLGQYYGAGVAGDQGLRSNFRRQNGATLALAPTLARQVLGALVLLQALDPAHPQLQNMSQEQLAQVATHATKEFTEAFLGCPAIHPRCRWGAAPYRGHPKPLKLPLGFLYVHHTYVPAPACTDFAHCAADMRSMQRFHQDTRGWDDIGYSFVVGSDGYLYEGRGWHWVGAHTLGHNSRGFGVAFVGNYTAALPTQAALRALRDQLPACALRAGLLRADYALLGHRQLVPTDCPGDALFGLLRTWPRFAATVKRRTARRSSRRRNRAHPSRSIPPTADLQ, encoded by the exons ATGATGACCTGGGGTGTCTTCGGGATCCTGCTTGGATTGCTGCTGTGGCCGGAGCCAGGGACAG CCTCTTTGCCCTTGAACATGGAATCTGTAATCCAGGTCCTGACCgagctggagcaggaggcacCAGCCACTGAGGCCAGACACACAGCCCCCGCGTGGCTGTTGTCAGTGCAGGACGCCGGCCCCCGCAACCCGCTCCGTGGCTTCCTCCTGGAGGCCCCGGAGTTCAAGGCTGCGGCGCAGGAGCCCCGCCCACTGAGCCCCGAGCTCCTAAGCTTCGCGGAGGAAGTTACCAGACACGATGTACGGGACGGGCAGGAATACGGggtggtgctggcccctgatggCTCAACCGTGGCCGTGGAGCCTCTGCTggtggggctggaggcagggctgcGGGGGCGCAGGGCTGTGAACTTGACCTTGGATAGCTACgctgctgtgtcctggggtgCTGGAGCCAGGTTCCCAGCAGACCAAGCCGAGTCCCCCAATACTGTGGACAGCCTCCTGGTGGCCACCCTGGCTGGAGACCTGGGCCTGACCTTCCTCCAAGACCCCCAAATCCCGAGCCAGCCAGGCCTGGGAACGGAGGGCTGCTGGGATGAGCTCTCTTTCCCAAGGAACTTCACGCTCCTGGACCCCAAGCCATCAGCACTCACCATGGCCTTCCTCAATGGTGCCCTGGACGGGATCCTCCTCGGAGACTACCTGAGCCAGAACCCTGAGCCCCGGCTACCCCTCAGCCACCTGCTGGGCCAGTACTACGGAGCTGGAGTTGCAGGAGACCAGGGACTCCGCAGCAACTTCCGACGGCAGAATGGGGCCACTCTGGCTTTGGCCCCTACCCTGGCCCGGCAGGTGTTGGGGGCCCTTGTCCTGCTACAGGCCCTGGATCCAGCGCACCCCCAGCTGCAGAACATGAGCCAAGAACAGCTGGCCCAAGTGGCTACCCACGCCACCAAGGAGTTCACTGAGGCCTTCCTGG GATGCCCGGCCATCCACCCGCGCTGCCGCTGGGGCGCAGCGCCCTACCGGGGCCATCCGAAGCCACTGAAGCTGCCGCTGGGGTTCTTGTACGTGCATCACACTTACGTGCCGGCGCCAGCCTGCACCGACTTTGCACACTGCGCCGCCGACATGCGCTCCATGCAACGTTTCCACCAGGATACGCGTGGCTGGGACGACATAGGCtacag TTTCGTGGTGGGCTCGGACGGCTACTTATACGAGGGCCGCGGCTGGCACTGGGTGGGCGCACACACGCTCGGCCACAACTCCCGCGGCTTCGGCGTGGCCTTCGTGGGCAACTACACGGCGGCGCTGCCCACCCAGGCCGCGCTGCGCGCCCTGCGAGACCAGCTCCCCGCCTGCGCACTGCGCGCCGGTCTCCTGCGGGCCGACTACGCGCTGCTCGGCCACCGCCAGCTCGTGCCCACCGACTGCCCGGGAGACGCACTCTTCGGCCTACTGCGCACCTGGCCACGCTTCGCCGCC ACTGTAAAGAGGAGAACAGCCAGGAGGAGCTCTCGCAGACGGAACAGAGCCCACCCCTCAAGGAGCATCCCCCCCACCGCAGACCTCCAATAA
- the PGLYRP2 gene encoding N-acetylmuramoyl-L-alanine amidase isoform X1, protein MAPGGIPSSGLSLGFPRPVQQLPVTESPVWPRGRGRRRPLDYSQASTCQGSRLRLSGHCPRGSCDPTMMTWGVFGILLGLLLWPEPGTASLPLNMESVIQVLTELEQEAPATEARHTAPAWLLSVQDAGPRNPLRGFLLEAPEFKAAAQEPRPLSPELLSFAEEVTRHDVRDGQEYGVVLAPDGSTVAVEPLLVGLEAGLRGRRAVNLTLDSYAAVSWGAGARFPADQAESPNTVDSLLVATLAGDLGLTFLQDPQIPSQPGLGTEGCWDELSFPRNFTLLDPKPSALTMAFLNGALDGILLGDYLSQNPEPRLPLSHLLGQYYGAGVAGDQGLRSNFRRQNGATLALAPTLARQVLGALVLLQALDPAHPQLQNMSQEQLAQVATHATKEFTEAFLGCPAIHPRCRWGAAPYRGHPKPLKLPLGFLYVHHTYVPAPACTDFAHCAADMRSMQRFHQDTRGWDDIGYSFVVGSDGYLYEGRGWHWVGAHTLGHNSRGFGVAFVGNYTAALPTQAALRALRDQLPACALRAGLLRADYALLGHRQLVPTDCPGDALFGLLRTWPRFAATVKRRTARRSSRRRNRAHPSRSIPPTADLQ, encoded by the exons ATGGCTCCCGGGGggattcccagctctgggctcagcctgggctTTCCGAGGCCTGTACAGCAGCTGCCTGTCACTGAGTCTCCAGTCTG GCCCCGGGGCAGAGGACGACGGAGGCCCCTTGACTACAGCCAAGCCAG CACCTGCCAAGGTTCCCGGCTGAGGCTGTCAGGGCACTGCCCCCGGGGAAGCTGCGACCCCACAATGATGACCTGGGGTGTCTTCGGGATCCTGCTTGGATTGCTGCTGTGGCCGGAGCCAGGGACAG CCTCTTTGCCCTTGAACATGGAATCTGTAATCCAGGTCCTGACCgagctggagcaggaggcacCAGCCACTGAGGCCAGACACACAGCCCCCGCGTGGCTGTTGTCAGTGCAGGACGCCGGCCCCCGCAACCCGCTCCGTGGCTTCCTCCTGGAGGCCCCGGAGTTCAAGGCTGCGGCGCAGGAGCCCCGCCCACTGAGCCCCGAGCTCCTAAGCTTCGCGGAGGAAGTTACCAGACACGATGTACGGGACGGGCAGGAATACGGggtggtgctggcccctgatggCTCAACCGTGGCCGTGGAGCCTCTGCTggtggggctggaggcagggctgcGGGGGCGCAGGGCTGTGAACTTGACCTTGGATAGCTACgctgctgtgtcctggggtgCTGGAGCCAGGTTCCCAGCAGACCAAGCCGAGTCCCCCAATACTGTGGACAGCCTCCTGGTGGCCACCCTGGCTGGAGACCTGGGCCTGACCTTCCTCCAAGACCCCCAAATCCCGAGCCAGCCAGGCCTGGGAACGGAGGGCTGCTGGGATGAGCTCTCTTTCCCAAGGAACTTCACGCTCCTGGACCCCAAGCCATCAGCACTCACCATGGCCTTCCTCAATGGTGCCCTGGACGGGATCCTCCTCGGAGACTACCTGAGCCAGAACCCTGAGCCCCGGCTACCCCTCAGCCACCTGCTGGGCCAGTACTACGGAGCTGGAGTTGCAGGAGACCAGGGACTCCGCAGCAACTTCCGACGGCAGAATGGGGCCACTCTGGCTTTGGCCCCTACCCTGGCCCGGCAGGTGTTGGGGGCCCTTGTCCTGCTACAGGCCCTGGATCCAGCGCACCCCCAGCTGCAGAACATGAGCCAAGAACAGCTGGCCCAAGTGGCTACCCACGCCACCAAGGAGTTCACTGAGGCCTTCCTGG GATGCCCGGCCATCCACCCGCGCTGCCGCTGGGGCGCAGCGCCCTACCGGGGCCATCCGAAGCCACTGAAGCTGCCGCTGGGGTTCTTGTACGTGCATCACACTTACGTGCCGGCGCCAGCCTGCACCGACTTTGCACACTGCGCCGCCGACATGCGCTCCATGCAACGTTTCCACCAGGATACGCGTGGCTGGGACGACATAGGCtacag TTTCGTGGTGGGCTCGGACGGCTACTTATACGAGGGCCGCGGCTGGCACTGGGTGGGCGCACACACGCTCGGCCACAACTCCCGCGGCTTCGGCGTGGCCTTCGTGGGCAACTACACGGCGGCGCTGCCCACCCAGGCCGCGCTGCGCGCCCTGCGAGACCAGCTCCCCGCCTGCGCACTGCGCGCCGGTCTCCTGCGGGCCGACTACGCGCTGCTCGGCCACCGCCAGCTCGTGCCCACCGACTGCCCGGGAGACGCACTCTTCGGCCTACTGCGCACCTGGCCACGCTTCGCCGCC ACTGTAAAGAGGAGAACAGCCAGGAGGAGCTCTCGCAGACGGAACAGAGCCCACCCCTCAAGGAGCATCCCCCCCACCGCAGACCTCCAATAA